GCCCTTTGGCACATGGTGGCATCCATCCGTCATGGCCGTGGAACGACCCATTGCCGCCGCGCGGTGCTGCTGTTCGCGCTCATCACCATCCAGGCGCTAATCGGCATTGTTACAATCGTCACCCAGGTGCCAATGGGTTGGGCGCTGGCGCATCAGGGCTGGGCGGTTGTCGTTCTCGGATTCGCCGTCGCCCACTGGCGCGGCTTTTACGGCGCTTATCTGCTCCAAACGGAGATCCTCGTGCGCAATTGAGCGTCAGTGCCAGGTCTCGTCTGCTTCAGGCAGGTCTGCGCTGAGAGACAGGAAGGAAAAACCATGGCTCTTTTCCAACCATCCCGGCATCACCGGTACTTCTCCGATGCCCACTACTATGCCCGGTTTGAATTGGCCTACACCCTGGTCGATGTGACGGCTGCGCTGCTGTTCGTGATTGGCTCGATTATGTTTTTCTCGGAAGACTGGCTAACTACCGGCACATGGTGCTTTCTCGTCGGGTCGATTTGCTTTGCTTTCAAGCCTGTTCTGCGCATCATTCGCGAGCTGCGCTACATCCGCGACAATGACTACGAAGATCTCGCAAAGCGGTTCGAAAACGAAAGCTAAGTCGTACGGGACGACTGAGCTTTCCTGTCATCTTAACCGCCAATCATCAGGTTGAGGTTCTGCACCGCGGCACCTGAGGCACCTTTGCCCAGATTGTCGAGCGAAGCGATCAGGTTGGCCTGGTCTGTGCCCTCGGTTCCGCAGACATAGAGCTTTATCCGGTCCGTCCCCTTGAGTTCTTCCGGATCGAGCCGACCGGCCTTGCTCGCTTCCTCCAGGGATGCCACCTCGACAATGCCGCTGCCCTCATAATGGTTCGACAGCGCAGCGTGGATCCCGGACAGCGTGACGTTGCCAGTCATCAGATCGAGATGCAGCGGCACATTGACCAGCATGCCTTGCGCAAACCGCCCGACCGCCGGCGTGAAGATCGGCCGCCGGGAGATCCCGGTGCGTGCGATGATTTCCGGAACATGTTTGTGGGCCAGAGTCAGCGCATAGGCGAAATGGGGCGCAGTGATCGCATCGTCCCGCGAAGCATCTTCCATTTGCGCAATCATCTGCTTGCCGCCGCCGGTGTAACCGGACACGGCATTGATCGTGACCGGATAATCCGCCGGGAGCAGGCCCTGTGCGACAAGCGGCGCAAGCAAGGCGATCGCGCCAGTGGAGTAGCAGCCTGGGTTGGAGACGAACTGGGCGCTTGCGATCCGCGCGGCCTGGTCTTTCGAAAGCTCGGCGAAACCATAGGCCCAATCCGGGTGTGACCGGTGCGCGGTGGATGCATCGATAAACCGCGTTCCAGCATCGGCCGCCAGCGCCACGGATTCGCGCGCTGCATCATCGGGCAGGCAAAGGATTGCGATATCAGCGTCCCGCAGGAATGCTTTCCGAACCTCGGGATCGCGCCGCTGATCGGCCGGCATCGACATCAGTTCGATGTCTGTCCGGCCTGTCAGCCTGTTCACGATCTGCAGGCCAGTGGTGCCGTGTTCGCCGTCAATGAAGATCTTGGGAGCCATCGGGCTTCTCCGTTCATGCTAATAAAATCAGGGGCTTGTGCAGCACTGCGGACTCATTTTCCGAAGCACTTGAATCGCTTCGCGAGGCTTATCGTCGTGATCGGCGTTCTGCAAGCAGTCCCAGATAGTGCATGGCAACAGAGGCTCCGGCTATCGCGGTGATGTCCGCGTGGTCATAGGCTGGAGCAACTTCTACAATGTCTGCGCCCTTGATATCAAGCCCCCCGAGCTTCTGCAGCACCGAGAGCATCTTGGCGCTGGAGGGGCCACCGGCGACGGGTGTCCCGGTTCCAGGCGCGAAGGCCGGGTCCAGGCAGTCGATGTCAAAGGTCACATAGCAGGCCATGTCGCCCACATGGTCGAGAATGGTGGACGCGATGTCCGCTGCACTCATGTCCTCGACCTCGTGACCATAGACGATGCGGATGCCACAGTCTTCGGGCGCATGGGTCCGGATGCCGACCTGGATCGACCGGCTCGGGTCGATCACCCCGTCGCGCACCGCGCGGCCGACAAAGGAACCGTGGTCGATGCGTCTGCCATCGTCGAACCAGGTATCCTGGTGGGCGTCGAACTGCACAAGAGCGAGCGGGCCATGGATCGCCGCGTGGGCTTTGAGCAGCGGCCAGGTAACGAAATGATCGCCGCCGAGGCTGAGCAGGAACGCGCCCGATTTGAGGATCTTGGCGGCCTCGCGCTCGATGGTTGCCGGTGTCTTCTGGTGATTGCCATAGTCGAGAAGGCAGTCACCATAGTCGATCACTGCCATGGCTTCGAACAGGTCACGCGCAAACGGATATTGCGGGTCATTGTCGAAGATCGCCGAGGCGCGGCGGATTGCCTGCGGGCCAAAGCGCGCGCCAGGCCGGTTCGACACCGCCGCATCAAACGGAATGCCCCAGACCACCGCATCCGCACCCTTCAGCGTCTTGGTGTATTTCCGCCGCATGAACGACAAGGCGCCTGCATAGGTCGGGTCCGTGGCTGCCGATGTCAGTGAACGTGCGGTGAAGGCGTGGTCGATGGATTTGTTGGCCATGGGTGGCTCCCGGCGGATTTTGGATCGCCACCTGCTTAGCCCAATCAAATGAAACGATAAAGCGCAAGCGCTCAGATCAATCGCTAGCTCTGTCCGCACTCACTGTGGAACAGATCCGCCGGACCACTCTATCGAACGTAGGGAAGCCGTTCGCGCCGCCAGCCGGAAAATCCTGCCGGAATGTGCATCACGTCCTTGAAATCTGTCCGCGTGAAGGCGCGCATCAATGCGTGACTGCGGCCACCGGCATGGCAATACATCACATAGGTCCGGCCCGGCTCGAGTGCCATGATCCTGTCAGCGAAGTCCTTGGCGTAAAAGTCGATGTTGATTGCACCCTCAATGTGACCGCGCTTGAACTCGAACGGGGTGCGGATGTCGAGAACAACGATCGACGGATCGGTTTCAAGTGCCTCATATGCGTCGCGCGGTGTCACATCGCGCAGTCCGGATGCGGCGGCCGGGTGAGGGGTGATCATCAGCATTGCGGCTGCGCCGAGAAACTGGCGTCGTGTCTGTTTCCAATACAATGCGGCCTCCCGGAAAGTGCGCAGTGGTTTGAGCACTGAAAGATAGCGGCCACGCAGCGCGCTTCAAGGCAACAGGAACCGGGGTCGAAGCCCGAGGCAACAAAAAACGGGGCCGAGGCCCCGTCCAATGTCTTGCAGTTTCGAAGCGGCTGATTAGCGCTTGGAGAACTGGAACGAGCGGCGAGCCTTGGCCTTGCCGTATTTCTTACGCTCGACCACGCGGCTGTCGCGGGTCAGGAAGCCACCCTTCTTGAGAACCGCGCGCAGGGCCGGCTCATAATAGGTGAGTGCCTTGGAGATGCCGTGACGAACCGCACCGGCCTGGCCGGAGAGGCCGCCGCCGACAACGGTGCAGACGACGTCGAACTGGCCCTGACGGGCAGCTGCGACGACAGGCTGCTGAACAACCATCTGCAGCACGGGACGGGCGAAATAGCTGACGAAATCGCGGCCGTTGACGGTGATCTTGCCGGTGCCCGGCTTGACCCAGACGCGGGCGATTGCGTTCTTGCGCTTGCCGGTGGCGTACGAGCGGCCCTGCTCGTCAACCTTGCGCACATGCACCGGGGCTTCCGGGGCAGCTTCAGCAGCGGTCACGGATGCGCCGAGCTCCTCAAGCGAATTGAGTTCAGCCATGATCAGGCGCTCCTTTTGTTCTTGGTGTTCAGCGAAGCGACGTCGAGAACGGTCGGCTGCTGTGCTTCATGCGGGTGCACGGAACCGGCATAGACTCGCAGGTTCTTCATCTGGCGGCGGCCAAGCGGTCCGCGGGGAACCATGCGTTCGACGGCCTTTTCGATGATCCGCTCGGGAAAGCGGCCTTCGAAAATCTGGCGCGCGGTGCGCTCCTTGATGCCGCCGGGGTAGCCGGTGTGCCAGTAATACTTTTTGTCAGTGTACTTCTTGCCCGTCAGGACTGCCTTTTCGGCATTGATGACGATGATGTTGTCGCCATCATCGACATGCGGGGTGAAGGTGGCTTTGTGCTTGCCGCGCAGGCGGTTGGCAACGATAGTGGCGAGACGACCGACGACGATGTCCGTTGCGTCGATGATCACCCACTTCTTTTCCACCTCTGCAGGCTTCTGCGAGAAGGTTTTCATTTGAGTTCTCTCTTGTTCAGGATCCGAAGCCGGCAGGCCGGAACGGACGTTTCTTGTTGCTTGCGTTGTCGCGGGCCTGGAACGCCAACACCTGCGACAACAATCGCGCCAGATCTGAATGGATCCGGACGCTGCGTGCTTATAGGCGAGGCGGGTTTGGCCGTCAAGCGAGTGAAATTGACCTGGAGTAGAAATAAGTCAATAAAAACAATGCAATACAAATACGGTATTAAAATACCCCATCAAATCTGAGGTGGAATGGAGTACGTGGCCGTCGCATGCGCGACCAAAGCGCCCTCATGGTCCGAAATCGCGATGTCGGTGACCACCAGCCGCTTTCCGAGTTTGAGAATGGTTGCGGTTGCATCAAGCGCGCCGGGCGCGGGCTTCATCAGGAAATTGATGTTGAGATTGGTCGTGACGGCCAGCGCCACCTTGCCGATATGGGCCAGGATCACGGCATAGGCGGCAAGGTCGGCCAGCATGAACAGGGTTGGCCCGCTGACGGTGCCGCCGGGCCGCAAATGTTTGTCATCGGCATTGAGCCGAACAAGCGCCGATCCGGGTGAGACTTCAATCACCGAGATATCGTCGCCATTGGACTTGATCTGCGGAAACACTTCATCGAGATAGGCGGAAACAGTCGGGGCGGTCATCACGGGTGTGGCCGGTGCGGGCATGGGCGTGGTCCTGTTGTTCTGTCGTTCAGGTTGGCGGGCCGGGCCGACAGCAAGCGGGTCCGGGCATTGGCGTCCGCCGATCGCGCTCGGCAATCAGTTCAAGGCCTTCAGCAAGCACCTCCACCAATAGACCCAAACCTTACATTGGATTCGATCTTTCCATCATACGTCGCGGAAATTTTGTTGCTGGTCAACGCCGCGGCGAGGCTTCACGCCACGCGATAGCCGGGTTAAATTGGGCGCAATCAACAAGGATTCCCGCGCATGACAGTCGTAGAGTTGAAACAGACCCCGCCCACAGGCCTGGTTACGTCGCAAATGCATGGAAGCGTGCTGCGCCTCGAGATGAACAACCCGCCTGCAAATGCGCTCTCGATTGCCATGATGCAGGCGCTGATGGATGCGTTTGAAGCGGCCCGCGATGACGGGGCGGTTCGGGTGATTGTGCTGGCCTCGGCAACCCCGGGCAAGCTGTTCTCGGCTGGTCATGACCTCAAGGAACTCACCCTGCATCGCGCTGATCAAGACAGGGGCAGGGCGTTTTTTGCGAAAACCATGAAGCTCTGCGCCGAGCTGATGCAGGCAATCGTCCACCTTCCCAAACCGGTGATTGCCGAGGTCGATGGTCTGGCCACGGCCGCGGGCTGTCAGCTGGTGGCATCCTGCGATCTGGCGATCTGTACCGACACCGCGGCCTTCTGTACGCCGGGCGTCAACATCGGCCTGTTCTGCTCCACGCCGATGGTGGCGCTGTCGCGCAATGTGAACCGCAAGCAGGCCATGGAAATGCTGCTGACCGGCGAAACCATTGATGCCTCGACCGCGCGCGAGTTCGGTCTGATCAACCGCATCGTGCCGCGCCAGTACCTCAATCAGGTTGTCATGAAATACGCCGAAATCATTGCTTCGAAATCACCTTTGACGGTCAAGATCGGCAAGGAAGCCTTCTACCGTCAGGCCGAAATGTCGCTTGAGGAGGCTTATGAATACACCGCAGGCGTGATGGTCGAAAACATGATGATCCGTGATGCCGAAGAAGGCATCAACGCCTTCATCACCAAACGCATGCCGGAATGGACGGGGGAGTGACTGCGCGACGTTGATGGACTTGAAAGGAAACTATGGCTACATTATCTCAGGTTTCGAATGGAGCTTTAGGAACATGCATCGATTTGTGATCAAAGACGGGCAGCCTGACAGCAACAAGCCTAATCAACCCAAGCCGGGACAGTACGGCCCGTCCCCAGTATATCTTTAGACACCTGCGCAGCTAACAGGTAAGCATTAATCCCGCTTACATTGGTCAGGTTGCCATCTGGTTGTCGCGTTCAAGCTCTGCCTTGCGGGCGCAAAGACGCCTGTCTTGAGAAATGTTCATAAGGTCCTCCAACACAATCATTGATTTCTCGGCCAGAATTGTGGCTTGTTCCACCATTCGGAACATATCCTTTATCATCAACAATTTCCGGTCCCTGTCGTAAGATTTGAACTCGGCGCTCCGCAATTCGATAACGAAATTGTCCATAACAGCCAGGTGGTGGTAAAATTGGACGACCAGGGGGATTTCCTCGCGCCCGAGCGCGGCAATCTCTGCTTTGATTGATCCGAATATCTCAGGGCCGGGATACCTGCTGAAATGGGGAGAGTAGTCTTTATTCCCTTTGGTTCTTAGCTTATTTTCGATGATCGGGATCGTTTCTTCCTGATTTGGTGCCTTTTTGAGCATCAACCATTGGACTTCAATCTCTGCCCGAATGGCGGCCCGCAGGTCGTTGCGTTTTTCCCGGCGAAGCAGGTATTGTTTGGTCAGCCAAGCAAAGATTGCAGCAAATCCGGTGAGCGCCACGCTTGCGAACCCAAGCACACCGGTTATGGTTGCTGGTATGTGTTTCGCATCGCTGATCCCTAGCCATGAAATTACATCCATCATCATTCGGTGCAATCCAGTCTTGCCGGGTTGGTAGGAACTGTGGGACGATTATTCAACCAAAGCGCGTAAAGATCAATGTTTGAACCCCACATCACAATGATCACGCTCGGTGTCGCCGATATCGCCGCCTCGACCGCTTTTTACCAGCGCCTCGGGTTCAGGCGCTCATCTGCCTCCAACGATAATGTGACCTTCTTTCACACCAATGGCACCGTGCTGGGCCTGTTCGGCCGCGATGCGCTGGCTCAAGACGCCGGGATCGAGCCAACGGCGAAGCAGGGTTTTGAAGCTGTTTCGCTGGCGCACAACCTGGCGTCACCCGAAGCCGTGGATGCCGCCTGGGATTTTGCTGTCGAATGTGGGGCTACACCCGTAAAAAGGCCGGAAAAAGTCTTCTGGGGTGGCTATTCGGGCTATTTCGCAGACCCGGACGGACACCTGTGGGAACTGGCCCACAATCCCTTCGCGCCATTGGACGAAAACGGCCATATGGGCTTGCCAGACTGACCGCTGATCAGGACACGAGGGCGCTCTACCGGCGTCTAAAAAACTCGTTGTCGTCATAGTCGGGCCGGAAACACCGCAACACCGCGCAGGAATTCGTGTCCTTGGCCGGAACAGTTGCCCGCTGGGTCACCTCGCCCTGCAGGCAGGAATTGGCGTTGGCCACGTAGCGATCATACAGGGTGATCCCGGGCGTTCGCTTGGAGGGATAGCGCAGAATGGCAGCTCCTTCATTGGCAAGTACCTGCTTGATCGCGGCACAACTCTGTCCGGTGGTCTGTATGCGGCTGATGGCCGAGGCCGGACCGGCGAGCGCCACTGTTGCGACGACCGAGAATAGGGCAATTCCGAGTCTCCGTTGCATCTCAAGCTCCTTGGTTAGCTGACTGGGGATTAAGCACTCAATGTGGCGCTGCTGTGGTGCCGGCACAGGGACTGCGTCTGACAATTGCGTGATCCGCGCAAGCCGGGCTGGCAGAACGCATTACGGGCAAGCGGCGATACTCTGCGAAGACCTGATGCCTTGACGCGGCAGGAGCCGGTTGCGACAACCTCGACAGACCGAGCCGGAACATGTCCCATGAATCACGAGACTTATGACAATGCCTACATCTCCGGAATCCTGCAGTCGGTGAGGACCATTGCGGTTGTCGGCGCGTCCGCCAATGACGTGCGCCCGAGCTATTTCGTGATGAAATACATGCTCGACAAGGGATACCGGGTGATCCCGGTCAATCCGGGGCAGGCGGGCAAGGAAATATTGGGGCAGCTGAGCTATGCGCGGCTCGGCGAAATCCCCGGACCAGTCGACATGGTCGACATCTTCCGCGCCTCCGGCGCGGTACCCGGCATTGTCGAGGAAACCCTGTCGCTCGATCCCTTGCCCAAGGTGATCTGGATGCAATTGACCGTTCGCCATGACGAAGCCGCAGCTCGCGCCGAAGCTGCCGGCCTTCAGGTGGTGATGAACCGCTGCCCCAAGATCGAATATGCGCGCCTGTCGGGCGAAATCGGCTGGAACGGCGTTAATTCGGGCGTGATCTCGTCGCGCAAGCCGGTGATGCGGTCCGGCTTCCAGAGTTATGGGCTGCGGATCAAACCGGACGGCCGCGACAACGGCTGACGGGCCTGAGCGCAGGGGGACTCTGCCGATTTGACGCCACAGTTTCAGTCCATCGCGGGGACGCAGCTGCGTGCTGTGCTTCAATTGCGTGATCTCGCGATGTGAAATTGTTCAGGAGCCGCCGATGATCCGGATCTTCAAACTGATGCGCACCACCGCGTTTCTCGCAGTTCTGTGCGTGTCGCTCGCCACCACATCTTTAAGTCTCGGGGTCTGGGCAGTGTCGCTGACGGCACAGGTCACCACCATGACCGCGAGCGCCGCTGCCGCAGCCATTGCCCATCGCAAGGCGATTGCCGCAGCGGTGCTGCGCACCAAGGCCAAGGCGCGGCTCCGGCGGGCCCTGGTAGTGGTGCCGGTGGCAGGCATCGCCGCGGCCATTGCCTTCGAGCGCGAGGACTATCTTGAATGGAAGCAGGACAATCCAGACGGCGATCTTGAAACTTATGGCTGCGAGGTGAGCGCGGTGTCGGCCGAGGTTGTCGATGACGTGCTGCAGGATCTTCCCGAACAAGTTCGCCCCTCGCGCGACTGGCTGCTCTCGCGCCTGCCCGAATGTGCGGATCCCGCTGCGCAGCTGTGAGGCGCGGCCCTGGCCCCGCCGCTTTTGCAGTCTTCGCTTTCACAGCTTGGATCTTTCGCAGCATGATTTTCCCCGATCGGTGCTGAAATTGCGCCTCAAGCATGTCCCTAGGCCTGTCGGCGCAAAATTCTTCTTTGACCAGCGCGCGGACATGCGGGATAAACGCCGCGACACCCAACACGGGCCGCAACCGGCCCCACAGGGCACAAGGGGAGAGGTCCATGTCGAACAATCAACCAGGTTTCAACACGCTTGCCATCCATGCCGGTGCGCAGCCAGATCCGGCCACAGGCGCGCGCGCCACGCCGATCTACCAGACCACCAGCTTTGTTTTCGAGGATGCCGATCATGCTGCCTCGCTGTTCGGCCTGAAAGCCTTCGGCAACATCTACACCCGCATCATGAACCCGACACAGGCCGTGCTTGAAGAGCGTCTGGCGGCGCTTGAGGGCGGCACCGCAGCCCTTGCCGTGGCTTCTGGCCACGCTGCGCAACTGCTGGTGTTCCACACCATCATGAGCCCCGGCGACAACTTCATCGCCGCCAACCGGCTTTACGGTGGTTCGATCAACCAGTTCGGCCAGTCCTTCAAATCCTTCGACTGGCATGTGCGCTGGGCCGATCCGGCCGATATGGCCAGCATCGAGGCCCAGATCGATGATCGCACCAAGGCGATCTTCATCGAGAGCCTTGCCAACCCGGGCGGCACCTTTGTTGACATCAACGCCATAGCCGAAGTCGCGCGCAAGCACGGCCTGCCACTGATCGTCGACAACACCATGGCCTCACCTTATCTCATCCAGCCGATCGAGCATGGCGCCGACATCGTGGTGCATTCGCTGACCAAGTTCATCGGCGGCCACGGCAACTCGATGGGCGGCGTGATTGTCGACGGTGGCTCCTTCGATTGGTCGAAATCCGGCAAATACCCGATGCTCAGCGAGCCGCGGCCTGAATATGGCGGCATGGTGCTGCATGAAACCTTCGGCAATTTTGCCTTTGCGATTGCCTGCCGGGTGCTGGGCTTGCGCGATTTCGGCCCCGCCATCTCGCCGTTCAACGCCTTCATGATCCTGACCGGCATCGAGACCCTGGCGCTGCGCATGCAGCGCCACTCGGACAACGCGCTGGAAGTGGCAAACTGGCTGGCCAAGCACGACAAGGTGGCCTGGGTGTCCTATGCCGGCCGTTCCGAGCATGAGAACCACGCGCTGCAGCAGCGCTATTCGCCCAAGGGCGGTGGCGCGGTGTTCACCTTTGGCCTGAAGGGCGGCTACGACTCCGGCGTCAAGTTCGTCGAGGGCCTTGAGATGTTCTCGCATCTGGCCAATATCGGCGACACCCGCTCGCTGGTCATCCACCCGGCCTCGACCACCCACCGCCAGCTCACGCCCGAGCAGCAGGTGGCTGCCGGCGCCGGTCCCGACGTGGTGCGTCTCTCGGTCGGCATCGAAGACGTCAAGGACATCATTGCCGATCTGGAGCAGGCGCTCGCCAAGGCCTGATCGCGGATGTGAAGGTTGAGATTGAATGGCCCGGCCTCAAAAGCCGGGCCGTTTTGCGTTCTGGGCCGTGTTCCAAGGTCTTGCCCGCCAAGGCTTCAGCTGGTTCTATTGCGCAGGCAAATGACCGAGCCGGAGCTTTTCACAATGCGCCTGAGTTTTTCTGTCCTGATCTTGTGTCTGATGGTCTTCAGTCCCGCCCGGTCGGAGACACTCACCTCGATCCCGTCCGCCAGCATTGATGACCCAAAATCCTTCTGGCGGGCGGCTATGGAAGAGTTTTACGGCCCTTATGACAATCGCCGCAAATGCTGGGTTGCCGCGCGCGCAGCCGAACCGCTGTGCATGCGCCCACACCTGTTGTCCACCGTGATCGAAGACGGCGTTCCGACGCTTTATGCCGCCATGGCCGGCTACGCGATCACCCCCGAGGGTGGGCATGCAGACTGCCATGCCTGTTCGGGCAAGCTTGGCCTCGTCATTCTCAGGCCGCGGGGAGACAGGCTGGCCCTGGTAGCCAGCAACGATCTCACCACCGATGCCGGCTCCTGGGGGCAAGTGCCGCCGGAGGAGGCCTTCCGTGTTGTCGAACTCGGGAAGAACAATCACGGCTGGCTGATGGAGTTCTATTACACCGGGCAGGGTTACACCGAGGGAGGCGTCGGGGTCTTTGGTGCGATCGGCGACAGGGTGCTCGATCTGGGTTTCATATCGACCCATTCCGACAATAGAGGAACCTGTGGCGACGGATTGGGTGTCTGCTACAAGTACAGCTATGAGATTCTGAACGATCCAACTGTATCAGACGCCCGGTTTGGCGATCTGATCGCCCGCAAGCTTGAAAGCTCCAAGCGCGGCGCACCGGCAACGGTCCGGGTGCAGTTCTCGGAAAGCGACTTGAAGTACCTCACACCGCCCGACCTTGAGGCGGCGCTCGGCAATTGAGCCGCGTCCGTTTGATCTCTCTCAACGCCCCGTGGTGCAAGAGCGGCTAGGTTGGGTTTCCAAATAATGGAGGTCCCCGATGTTCTGCAAAGCTGCATCCTGCGCAATTCTGTTTTCCGTATTCCTGCTGGGCTCCGCACCCGCTATCCAGGCCCAATCGGCCAATCCTGCCTGGCTAGACCAGCTGTCCGAACAACTGGCGATCGAGAAGGACTGCGCCGTCGACTATTTTCTCAACATGCGGGAAGGCGAGCTCGCGGGACGGCTGACGTTCGAGGCACGCGCGCAATGCGCCGATGGCCGTCAGTTCGACGGATCGCTGACCGAGCCTGCGGAAGAATTCACCATCAGTGAATGCGGCGTTCAGGTCTGTTGAGAACCGTCGCTTGGCGAGGGATGCGACATATCTTCAGCCAGCCACGCCATCCGGTCGCAGAACCACAGCTTGAACATTGAGGCGAGCATCGCGCCGAGAAATGCGGACCAGGGGTTGAGCACCCATAGGCCGTAGGCGACCGGGATCAACGAGAGCCCTGAAAGCAGCGAAAGGACAAGTGCCCCACGCGCATGGTGTTGCGGAATCGGCATCGTCTTGCGCGCCAGCCAGTGGCGTTCTCCTAGCACCGCTTTCGACGCCCAGCTCTTAAGATCGGTCGGTGGCGGAAAGGCACGTGGATTGACAAGCGTCCACGCAATCAGCCCGGCCACAGGAGCCAGGCACCACCAGCCTATCCAGACGCGTGACCAGATGGCGAGCGTCAACAGAAGCAGGATCGGAACCCGGGTCCAGAAACTCAAGGGATTGGCATGACGCGCCCAGGTCGCGTCACTCATCATCATCGATTGTTCAATTGCTTTGTCGAGTCGCATGGGTCCATTATCGAGATGTTGAAATGATTTGGTGATTTGCCATGAGCCTAGAGAAAATAGTCCCCGTTGTCCCTACCGTCGAGCCGGAGGTGTCGAGCCCCGATCCGCAAAAGGTCATAGCCGGCAATCCCGTCCACACCACATGGAACCTGGAGGAACGAGACGGGCTCTATTGCGGCATCTGGCAGTCGACGCCGGGCAAGTGGACGATCTCCTATGACGAGTGGGAATATTGCCGGATTCTCGAAGGCGTGTCGGTGATTTCCCAGGATGATGGTGACGCTGTCACGGTCAGGGCCGGGGACAGTTTTGTCTTGCGGCCGGGCTTCAAGGGAAGCTGGGAAGTGATTGAAACGACTCGAAAAGACTATGTCATTCGCTTGTGAGGCCGGGGTATGAGCAAAAGCGCCGCAGACGCACCTCGCGGGCACCGTGTTCTGGTCCTGGGAGGCACCGGAACCATTGGCCGCGCAACGGTCCGCGCGCTTGTTGATCAAGGCCATGAGGTCGTGTGTTTCGTCAGGGGCAAGCCTGGCGGCGAACCCGCTCCCGCACAGTCAGCACGCGGCGATTGGCCGGTCGGCGTCAGTGTCCGCCATGGTGATATCACCGATCCGCTGAGCTTTGCGCGTGATGGAATCTGTGGCGAGACGTTTGACGCATTGGTCTCTTGCCTGGCCTCGCGCACCGGTGCCCCGAAGGACGCCTGGGCGATCGATTGCCAGGCCCATTCGAAGGCCCTGAAGGTCGCAACAGAGGCGGGGATCGGGCAGATGGTGCTGCTCTCGGCGATCTGTGTGCAGAAGCCGCTGCTCGAATTCCAGAAGGCCAAACTCGCCTTCGAAGCCGAATTGATGGCTTCGGGGCTGACCTATTCAATCGTGCGTCCCACAGCCTTTTTCAAATCCCTCTCAGGACAGATCGAACGGGTCCGCAAAGGCAAGCCGTTTTTGTTGTTTGGCGACGGTGAGCTCACCGCCTGCAAGCCGATCAGCGACCGCGATCTGGGACAGTTCATCGCAACTTGCCTGAAGGACGAATCCCGCTGGAACCGGATCTTGCCGGTCGG
The DNA window shown above is from Hoeflea phototrophica DFL-43 and carries:
- a CDS encoding O-acetylhomoserine aminocarboxypropyltransferase codes for the protein MSNNQPGFNTLAIHAGAQPDPATGARATPIYQTTSFVFEDADHAASLFGLKAFGNIYTRIMNPTQAVLEERLAALEGGTAALAVASGHAAQLLVFHTIMSPGDNFIAANRLYGGSINQFGQSFKSFDWHVRWADPADMASIEAQIDDRTKAIFIESLANPGGTFVDINAIAEVARKHGLPLIVDNTMASPYLIQPIEHGADIVVHSLTKFIGGHGNSMGGVIVDGGSFDWSKSGKYPMLSEPRPEYGGMVLHETFGNFAFAIACRVLGLRDFGPAISPFNAFMILTGIETLALRMQRHSDNALEVANWLAKHDKVAWVSYAGRSEHENHALQQRYSPKGGGAVFTFGLKGGYDSGVKFVEGLEMFSHLANIGDTRSLVIHPASTTHRQLTPEQQVAAGAGPDVVRLSVGIEDVKDIIADLEQALAKA
- a CDS encoding DUF6653 family protein; the protein is MRLDKAIEQSMMMSDATWARHANPLSFWTRVPILLLLTLAIWSRVWIGWWCLAPVAGLIAWTLVNPRAFPPPTDLKSWASKAVLGERHWLARKTMPIPQHHARGALVLSLLSGLSLIPVAYGLWVLNPWSAFLGAMLASMFKLWFCDRMAWLAEDMSHPSPSDGSQQT
- a CDS encoding cupin domain-containing protein, with product MSLEKIVPVVPTVEPEVSSPDPQKVIAGNPVHTTWNLEERDGLYCGIWQSTPGKWTISYDEWEYCRILEGVSVISQDDGDAVTVRAGDSFVLRPGFKGSWEVIETTRKDYVIRL
- a CDS encoding NAD(P)H-binding protein yields the protein MSKSAADAPRGHRVLVLGGTGTIGRATVRALVDQGHEVVCFVRGKPGGEPAPAQSARGDWPVGVSVRHGDITDPLSFARDGICGETFDALVSCLASRTGAPKDAWAIDCQAHSKALKVATEAGIGQMVLLSAICVQKPLLEFQKAKLAFEAELMASGLTYSIVRPTAFFKSLSGQIERVRKGKPFLLFGDGELTACKPISDRDLGQFIATCLKDESRWNRILPVGGPGPAITPREQGDKLFALLGKEPKFKHVPVAMMDVIIKLLSVAGHVSPRLADKAELARIGRYYATESMLVLDPATNRYDADATPSFGSDTLFDYYEQMLRGGASVERGDHAVF